The Microcaecilia unicolor chromosome 13, aMicUni1.1, whole genome shotgun sequence genome has a window encoding:
- the HIC1 gene encoding hypermethylated in cancer 1 protein isoform X1 — MIIPRELRGLPQASGHPGVEVSAMLDAMEVPSHARHLLLQLNSQRTKGFLCDVIIVVQNALFRAHKNILAASSAYLKSLVVHDNLINLDHELVSPGIFRAVLDFIYTGRLSEAELGLEPSLAALLAAATYLQIADLVTLCKKQLKRSGKYRQLRSSTYGPYSKVLPCYPPRAPAPAPAPPAPPLDTHRAELYAAGPQGPSLPLCGLDLTKKSPPGPSVHGTPEGATTQAPDPIYRWMKPEPQGGPYPEPDEDKSSSGGGCEEEEEEEEEEEGDTGSSEEPPGPGPGPGYEPESLGHNVYVCIPCGQGFPSSEQLNAHVEAHAEGDPPGEPPGDPRPYHCGSCHKSYKDPATLRQHEKTHWLSRPYPCTICGKKFTQRGTMTRHMRSHLGLKPFACDACGMRFTRQYRLTEHMRIHSGEKPYECQVCGGRFAQQRNLLSHMKMHGPGGPADSLLAVARLGAQQLAHASPFLSDASALDSLYPLAKFTAEHLGLSQDKAIEVLHHDGRLIDRFSPA, encoded by the coding sequence GTGTAGAAGTGAGTGCCATGCTGGATGCCATGGAAGTACCCAGCCACGCCCGTCACCTGCTGCTGCAGCTCAACAGCCAGCGGACCAAGGGCTTCCTGTGCGATGTGATCATCGTGGTGCAAAATGCGCTCTTCCGGGCCCACAAGAACATCCTGGCAGCCAGCAGCGCCTACCTCAAGTCCCTGGTGGTGCACGACAACCTCATCAACCTGGACCACGAGCTGGTGAGCCCCGGCATCTTCCGGGCCGTGCTGGACTTCATCTACACGGGGCGACTGAGCGAGGCAGAGCTGGGCTTGGAACCCAGCCTGGCCGCGCTACTGGCTGCCGCCACTTACCTGCAGATCGCCGACCTGGTAACCCTTTGCAAGAAGCAGCTGAAGCGCTCCGGCAAATACCGGCAGCTGCGGAGCAGCACCTATGGGCCCTACAGCAAAGTGCTGCCCTGCTACCCACCTCGGGCTCCGGCTCCTGCCCCCGCCCCACCTGCACCTCCGCTGGACACGCACCGGGCCGAGCTCTATGCCGCCGGCCCCCAGGGACCTTCGCTGCCCCTCTGCGGCCTGGATCTGACCAAGAAGAGTCCTCCGGGACCCTCGGTGCACGGAACCCCAGAGGGGGCCACCACCCAAGCCCCCGATCCCATCTACCGCTGGATGAAGCCTGAGCCCCAGGGGGGTCCCTACCCAGAGCCTGACGAGGACAAGAGCAGCAGCGGTGGGGgctgtgaggaggaggaggaagaggaggaggaggaagagggagacacgGGCAGCAGCGAGGAGCCCCCCGGCCCGGGGCCTGGCCCTGGCTATGAACCCGAGAGCCTGGGCCACAACGTGTATGTGTGCATCCCGTGCGGCCAGGGCTTCCCCAGCTCGGAACAGCTGAACGCCCATGTGGAGGCGCACGCGGAGGGGGATCCCCCGGGGGAACCCCCTGGGGACCCTCGGCCTTACCATTGCGGCTCCTGCCACAAGAGCTACAAGGACCCTGCCACGCTGCGCCAGCATGAGAAGACCCACTGGCTGAGCCGACCCTACCCCTGCACCATCTGTGGCAAGAAATTCACCCAGCGTGGCACCATGACCCGCCACATGCGCTCTCACCTGGGGCTGAAGCCCTTCGCCTGTGACGCCTGTGGGATGCGCTTCACCCGCCAGTACCGACTCACCGAGCATATGCGCATCCATTCGGGCGAGAAGCCCTACGAGTGCCAGGTGTGCGGGGGGCGCTTTGCACAGCAACGCAACCTGCTCAGCCACATGAAGATGCACGGGCCTGGGGGCCCCGCCGATAGCCTGCTGGCTGTGGCCCGCCTGGGTGCCCAGCAGCTGGCACACGCCTCGCCCTTCCTCAGTGATGCCAGTGCTCTGGACAGTCTTTACCCGCTGGCCAAGTTCACGGCCGAACACCTGGGACTGAGCCAGGACAAGGCAATTGAGGTGTTGCACCATGATGGCCGTCTCATTGACAGGTTCTCCCCGGCCTAG
- the HIC1 gene encoding hypermethylated in cancer 1 protein isoform X2, with translation MQTGGQGVEVSAMLDAMEVPSHARHLLLQLNSQRTKGFLCDVIIVVQNALFRAHKNILAASSAYLKSLVVHDNLINLDHELVSPGIFRAVLDFIYTGRLSEAELGLEPSLAALLAAATYLQIADLVTLCKKQLKRSGKYRQLRSSTYGPYSKVLPCYPPRAPAPAPAPPAPPLDTHRAELYAAGPQGPSLPLCGLDLTKKSPPGPSVHGTPEGATTQAPDPIYRWMKPEPQGGPYPEPDEDKSSSGGGCEEEEEEEEEEEGDTGSSEEPPGPGPGPGYEPESLGHNVYVCIPCGQGFPSSEQLNAHVEAHAEGDPPGEPPGDPRPYHCGSCHKSYKDPATLRQHEKTHWLSRPYPCTICGKKFTQRGTMTRHMRSHLGLKPFACDACGMRFTRQYRLTEHMRIHSGEKPYECQVCGGRFAQQRNLLSHMKMHGPGGPADSLLAVARLGAQQLAHASPFLSDASALDSLYPLAKFTAEHLGLSQDKAIEVLHHDGRLIDRFSPA, from the coding sequence GTGTAGAAGTGAGTGCCATGCTGGATGCCATGGAAGTACCCAGCCACGCCCGTCACCTGCTGCTGCAGCTCAACAGCCAGCGGACCAAGGGCTTCCTGTGCGATGTGATCATCGTGGTGCAAAATGCGCTCTTCCGGGCCCACAAGAACATCCTGGCAGCCAGCAGCGCCTACCTCAAGTCCCTGGTGGTGCACGACAACCTCATCAACCTGGACCACGAGCTGGTGAGCCCCGGCATCTTCCGGGCCGTGCTGGACTTCATCTACACGGGGCGACTGAGCGAGGCAGAGCTGGGCTTGGAACCCAGCCTGGCCGCGCTACTGGCTGCCGCCACTTACCTGCAGATCGCCGACCTGGTAACCCTTTGCAAGAAGCAGCTGAAGCGCTCCGGCAAATACCGGCAGCTGCGGAGCAGCACCTATGGGCCCTACAGCAAAGTGCTGCCCTGCTACCCACCTCGGGCTCCGGCTCCTGCCCCCGCCCCACCTGCACCTCCGCTGGACACGCACCGGGCCGAGCTCTATGCCGCCGGCCCCCAGGGACCTTCGCTGCCCCTCTGCGGCCTGGATCTGACCAAGAAGAGTCCTCCGGGACCCTCGGTGCACGGAACCCCAGAGGGGGCCACCACCCAAGCCCCCGATCCCATCTACCGCTGGATGAAGCCTGAGCCCCAGGGGGGTCCCTACCCAGAGCCTGACGAGGACAAGAGCAGCAGCGGTGGGGgctgtgaggaggaggaggaagaggaggaggaggaagagggagacacgGGCAGCAGCGAGGAGCCCCCCGGCCCGGGGCCTGGCCCTGGCTATGAACCCGAGAGCCTGGGCCACAACGTGTATGTGTGCATCCCGTGCGGCCAGGGCTTCCCCAGCTCGGAACAGCTGAACGCCCATGTGGAGGCGCACGCGGAGGGGGATCCCCCGGGGGAACCCCCTGGGGACCCTCGGCCTTACCATTGCGGCTCCTGCCACAAGAGCTACAAGGACCCTGCCACGCTGCGCCAGCATGAGAAGACCCACTGGCTGAGCCGACCCTACCCCTGCACCATCTGTGGCAAGAAATTCACCCAGCGTGGCACCATGACCCGCCACATGCGCTCTCACCTGGGGCTGAAGCCCTTCGCCTGTGACGCCTGTGGGATGCGCTTCACCCGCCAGTACCGACTCACCGAGCATATGCGCATCCATTCGGGCGAGAAGCCCTACGAGTGCCAGGTGTGCGGGGGGCGCTTTGCACAGCAACGCAACCTGCTCAGCCACATGAAGATGCACGGGCCTGGGGGCCCCGCCGATAGCCTGCTGGCTGTGGCCCGCCTGGGTGCCCAGCAGCTGGCACACGCCTCGCCCTTCCTCAGTGATGCCAGTGCTCTGGACAGTCTTTACCCGCTGGCCAAGTTCACGGCCGAACACCTGGGACTGAGCCAGGACAAGGCAATTGAGGTGTTGCACCATGATGGCCGTCTCATTGACAGGTTCTCCCCGGCCTAG